A single window of Acinetobacter wuhouensis DNA harbors:
- the mnmE gene encoding tRNA uridine-5-carboxymethylaminomethyl(34) synthesis GTPase MnmE, giving the protein MTNSINLTTIAAIATPPGRGGVGVIRLSGPKAYVIAQALTQKELPKARFAGFRQFFDDQGEVMDEGLAICFPNPHSFTGEDVVELQGHGGPVIQNALLARLLELGATAAKAGEFSMRAFENGKMDLVQAEAIADLIDATSQAAARSAVRSLQGAFSNKVNAVLQNLIHLRLHVEAAIDFPEEEIDFLADGKILALLEGVQASVTEVQTSARQGQLLREGLQVVIAGKPNAGKSSLLNALAGNDRAIVTDIAGTTRDVLHEKITLNGLPITLTDTAGLRETGDVVEREGIRRAIKEIEQADLLLLVYDLSQGENPLALAQEYFADHLEPKRLMLIGNKCDLTAQQAELSDFEGFRHITVSAKQETGVQALIDAITAHAGFQPEEDTFIARTRHLDAMKRTQHYLAEAHEQLVVYQAGELVAESLRLAQNALGEITGDFSADDLLGVIFGSFCIGK; this is encoded by the coding sequence ATGACGAATAGTATCAACCTGACCACAATCGCTGCCATTGCAACACCTCCTGGACGTGGTGGTGTAGGTGTGATTCGTCTATCTGGCCCAAAAGCCTATGTGATTGCTCAAGCCTTGACACAAAAAGAATTACCGAAAGCGCGCTTTGCAGGTTTCCGTCAGTTTTTTGATGATCAAGGCGAAGTGATGGATGAGGGGCTGGCGATTTGTTTCCCAAACCCACACTCATTCACTGGTGAAGATGTGGTTGAATTACAAGGTCATGGCGGTCCTGTGATTCAAAATGCCCTGCTTGCCCGTTTACTGGAGCTCGGTGCGACTGCTGCAAAAGCAGGTGAGTTTTCCATGCGTGCTTTTGAAAATGGCAAAATGGATTTGGTACAAGCAGAAGCGATTGCCGATTTGATTGATGCGACATCACAAGCAGCAGCACGTTCCGCGGTACGTTCGCTTCAAGGTGCATTTTCCAACAAAGTAAATGCTGTGTTGCAAAATTTAATTCATTTGCGTTTGCATGTAGAAGCTGCGATTGATTTTCCCGAAGAAGAAATTGATTTTCTAGCAGATGGTAAAATTTTAGCCTTGCTTGAAGGTGTACAAGCTTCGGTAACTGAGGTTCAGACCTCTGCACGTCAAGGGCAATTACTCCGTGAAGGCTTACAAGTGGTCATCGCAGGTAAACCGAATGCGGGTAAGTCTTCATTGCTGAATGCTTTGGCGGGCAATGATCGTGCGATTGTCACCGATATTGCGGGGACGACACGTGATGTGCTTCATGAAAAAATCACTTTGAATGGTTTACCCATTACCCTTACGGATACTGCTGGTTTGCGTGAAACAGGAGATGTGGTGGAGCGTGAAGGGATCCGCCGTGCTATTAAAGAAATTGAACAAGCAGATTTATTGCTTTTGGTGTATGACTTGAGCCAAGGTGAAAATCCTTTGGCTTTAGCGCAGGAATATTTTGCTGATCATCTTGAACCAAAACGTCTGATGCTGATTGGGAATAAGTGTGATTTGACAGCACAACAAGCTGAATTAAGTGATTTTGAAGGTTTCCGTCATATTACTGTTTCAGCAAAACAGGAAACAGGTGTGCAAGCGCTCATAGATGCGATTACAGCGCATGCAGGCTTCCAACCAGAAGAAGATACCTTTATTGCTCGAACTCGTCATTTAGACGCAATGAAGCGCACTCAGCACTATCTTGCTGAGGCACATGAGCAACTTGTGGTGTATCAAGCTGGTGAATTGGTCGCGGAATCGCTTCGTTTAGCACAAAATGCATTGGGTGAGATTACAGGTGATTTTAGTGCAGATGATTTGCTGGGGGTGATTTTTGGATCGTTTTGTATTGGAAAGTAG